One window from the genome of Diospyros lotus cultivar Yz01 chromosome 11, ASM1463336v1, whole genome shotgun sequence encodes:
- the LOC127813357 gene encoding uncharacterized protein LOC127813357 has protein sequence MDLHVDETEHSMEMHLPYLAKIFDGYPVKIVPILVGALNAVNEAMYGQMLAKYVDDSYNFFSVSSDFCHWGSRFNYMHHDKTHGAIYKSIEALDKMGMNVIETGDPDAFKQYLLEYDNTICGRHPISVFLHMLKNSSTKIKIKFLRYEQSSQCKSMRESSVTYASATAKLDA, from the exons ATGGATCTTCATGTTGATGAGACTGAACATAGCATGGAGATGCACTTGCCATATCTTGCTAAAATATTTGATGG GTATCCTGTAAAAATTGTACCTATTTTGGTTGGTGCACTCAATGCTGTAAATGAAGCAATGTACGGGCAGATGCTAGCCAAATATGTGGATGATTCATATAATTTCTTCTCTGTATCCTCAGACTTTTGTCATTGGGGCTCTCG GTTCAACTACATGCATCATGACAAAACACATGGAGCAATCTACAAATCTATCGAGGCCTTGGATAAGATGGGCATGAATGTAATAGAAACGGGAGATCCAGATGCATTTAAACAGTACTTGTTGGAGTATGACAACACTATTTGTGGACGGCATCCAATCAGTGTTTTTCTCCAT ATGTTGAAGAACAGCTCCacaaaaataaagattaaattcCTTCGATATGAACAGTCTAGTCAATGCAAGAGCATGAGGGAGAGCAGTGTAACTTATGCATCTGCAACAGCAAAGCTGGATgcgtga
- the LOC127812840 gene encoding TPD1 protein homolog 1-like translates to MATIIKLLSLQLALSLYLLGQGRSDDYECRGVPGEITIGQAMTGKLVKGKPEWTVTFSNPCYCNQLHISVTCAGFKTVEKINPRALAIAGDGKCLLADDGAIHPHDSFSFNYAWDRPYPFKIADAIVACS, encoded by the exons atggctACCATCATCAAGCTTCTTTCCTTACAACTGGCTCTCTCCCTTTACCTCCTCGGCCAAG GTAGATCAGATGACTACGAGTGTCGAGGCGTTCCCGGCGAGATCACGATCGGCCAGGCTATGACCGGAAAGCTCGTGAAAGGCAAGCCGGAATGGACTGTGACTTTTAGCAACCCGTGCTACTGCAACCAATTGCATATCTCTGTCACCTGTGCCGGGTTTAAGACCGTCGAGAAGATCAATCCTCGGGCCCTCGCCATCGCCGGCGACGGCAAATGCCTCCTCGCCGACGACGGCGCCATCCATCCCCATGATTCTTTCAGCTTCAACTATGCTTGGGACCGCCCATATCCCTTCAAGATTGCTGATGCTATCGTCGCATGctcataa
- the LOC127812961 gene encoding protein TOPLESS-like, with the protein MSLCKELVFLILQFFHEEGFERTAHVLEHEMGIFFDMEYFENLVLSGNWDEVEKYLSGFTRLEDDEYSIKIYFEIRKQKFLEALDGHDRVKALDILVKDLKPFAKTNEELYKEMTQLLTLDNFRNYGPLSLYGDSFSARKHMIAELKNIIKSDPLFQDKLNFPHMDKSRLRRLINQSLNWQHIRCAYPQPDPEISTLFMDHQCQRSHHSHSVSVENEPLNVFSLFKPFQATAPSFSCQETSTVTQSLVSDGSANINASSSLEIGFNSVAKVADDQNSDCESETRFSGPLNEVASAATFTSQTNSQVFNNHDSVPNVVHQVLTEGSPPTSMDFHPIQQNLLLVGTDTGEIGLWEVSSGKKLFSRKFRIWKIKNISKTFLVALVRESHISVNRLSWSPDGSLFGVAHSKHIVQLYSYHGVSNIQKHLEIDAHVGAVNDLAFSKPDKLLYLITCGNDKFIQVWDVNTGARHYTFEGHGAPVYSVRPHVKEGIHFIFSTSTNGEIKAWLYDNMGPRVNYDAPGQCCTRMAYTADGKRLFSCGTTKDGESFIVEWDESEGYLKRNYQELSKCSSNVVQFDTSNNQFLIAGDDHLIKVWDIDHAELLTVIDADGDLPASPHVRFNKGGTIMAVTANHNGIKILANHFGYELMQTSENVSANAYTVLSGTLKKLAVNPILTAVSTGATKGVSGEASPVKLCNVYAGEGVKPKLAAESIEILEVWKSKFNQPSQSQSLKLPSQVKTDKISGLIYTHVGNAILALASNGIHLLWKWSRNETNLSGRATTKVFPQLWQPRSGLLMTNDLTDATTEECLPCFALSKNDSYLVSASKGMVSLFNMMTFKKMRAFMAPSAGATCIAFDSRDSNVIAIGTDDFTVLIYHARYDWVISKLNGHSKRITGLAFSNTLNVLVSSGADAQIIVWDTIGWGKKKSCTLQIPVMKLPSDTYVQFHQDQRHFLAVHETQLAIFEATELGCMKQWDTGDNYPRISCATFSCDSQLVYACFVDGTVLIFDALDFHQQCKLGPSAYLPPDISSNACPLTIAAHPQEPNQFALGLTDGGVVVVEPPESSGKWDVTRSFTSVSSPA; encoded by the exons ATGTCTCTCTGTAAAGAGCTTGTCTTTCTGATCTTACAGTTCTTCCATGAGGAAGGGTTTGAAAGGACTGCCCACGT gCTTGAGCATGAAATGGGTATTTTCTTTGACATGGAATATTTTGAGAACCTGGTTCTGAGTGGCAACTGGGATGAGGTTGAGAAGTATCTTTCTGGTTTCACTAGACTTGAAGATGACGAGTATTCTATAAAGATCTATTTCGAAATCAGGAAGCAAAAGTTCCTTGAGGCACTTGATGG GCATGACCGCGTGAAGGCTCTGGATATCCTTGTGAAAGATCTGAAACCCTTTGCCAAAACAAATGAAGAGCTATACAAGGAAATGACCCAGTTACTTACTTTAGATAATTTCAG AAACTACGGTCCCCTCTCCCTGTATGGGGATTCATTTTCTGCTAGAAAGCACATGATAGCTGAActcaaaaatattatcaaatcaGATCCCCTTTTTCAGGACAAACTGAATTTTCCTCACATGGATAAATCAAGATTAAGGCGCCTCATTAACCAAAG CTTAAATTGGCAGCACATTCGTTGCGCATATCCTCAGCCAGACCCTGAAATAAGTACCCTCTTTATGGATCATCAATGTCAACGATCTCATCATTCACATAGTGTTTCAGTAGAGAATGAACCACTG AatgttttttctcttttcaagcCTTTCCAAGCCACAGCGCCATCTTTCTCTTGTCAGGAGACTTCAACTGTGACACAATCTCTAGTTTCAGATGGCTCTGCCAATATTAATGCTTCATCCAGTTTGGAGATTGGTTTCAATTCTG TTGCAAAAGTGGCAGATGACCAGAATTCGGACTGTGAATCTGAAACAAGGTTCTCTGGGCCTTTAAATGAG GTGGCATCAGCTGCAACTTTCACCAGTCAAACAAACAGTCAGGTATTCAATAATCATGACAGTGTGCCCAATGTTGTCCATCAGGTTTTAACTGAGGGGTCTCCTCCAACAAGCATGGACTTTCACCCTATTCAACAGAATCTTCTTTTAG TTGGAACCGATACTGGGGAAATAGGATTGTGGGAAGTTTCTTCTGGGAAGAAATTATTTTCGAGAAAATTCCGTATTTGGAAGATCAAGAATATTTCAAAGACATTTTTG GTTGCTCTGGTGAGAGAGTCACACATCTCAGTTAATCGTCTATCATGGAGCCCTGATGGTTCATTATTTG GGGTTGCGCATTCAAAACATATAGTCCAGTTATATTCTTATCATGGTGTTAGCAACATCCAAAAACACTTGGAG ATTGATGCTCATGTTGGTGCTGTAAATGATCTCGCATTCTCTAAACCAGATAAGCTGCTTTATCTAATAACCTGTGGTAATGACAAGTTTATTCAG GTCTGGGATGTGAATACTGGTGCCAGACACTATACTTTTGAAGGTCATGGGGCCCCTGTTTACTCTGTCCGTCCTCACGTAAAAGAGGGAATTCAT TTTATCTTCTCAACATCAACGAATGGTGAGATAAAAGCATGGTTATACGATAATATGGGACCAAGGGTCAACTATGATGCTCCCGGTCAATGTTGTACAAGAATGGCATATACTGCTGACGGTAAAAG GCTATTCTCTTGTGGAACCACAAAGGATGGAGAATCATTCATTGTTGAATGGGATGAAAGTGAAGGTTACTTGAAAAGGAACTACCAAGAGCTTAGTAAATGTTCTTCTAATGTCGTGCAATTTGATACAAGCAACAACCAGTTTTTGATTGCGGGTGACgatcatttaattaaagttTGGGATATAGACCATGCTGAACTTCTTACGGTTATTGATGCGGATGGAGACCTACCT GCAAGTCCTCATGTTCGCTTCAACAAGGGAGGCACGATAATGGCTGTTACTGCAAATCATAATGGCATCAAAATCTTGGCAAATCACTTTGGGTATGAGTTGATGCAAACTTCTGAAAATGTTTCTGCAAATGCTTATACGGTTCTCTCAGGAACTTTAAAGAAG CTTGCAGTCAATCCAATTTTGACTGCTGTTAGCACTGGAGCTACAAAAGGTGTATCGGGGGAGGCGAGTCCTGTAAAGCTCTGT AATGTATATGCAGGTGAAGGCGTGAAACCCAAATTAGCTGCTGAATCCATTGAGATCTTAGAGGTTtggaaatcaaaattcaatcaACCTTCACAGTCTCAGTCCTTGAAGCTTCCTTCTCAAGTGAAAACTGACAAg ATATCAGGGTTGATCTACACCCATGTAGGTAATGCCATTTTGGCTTTAGCATCAAATGGCATTCATCTCCTTTGGAAGTGGTCAAGAAATGAAACTAATTTAAGCGGAAGG GCAACCACAAAGGTTTTTCCTCAATTGTGGCAACCAAGGAGTGGATTATTAATGACCAATGACCTTACCGATGCTACCACCGAAGAGTGTTTGCCTTGCTTTGCCTTGTCCAAGAATGACTCATATCTTGTGTCAGCATCAAAGGGCATGGTTTCTCTTTTCAACATGATGACATTTAAG AAAATGAGAGCTTTCATGGCTCCATCAGCAGGAGCAACTTGTATTGCATTTGATTCTCGAGATAGTAATGTAATTGCAATTGGCACTGATGATTTCACTGTTCTTATTTATCATGCCCGTTATGATTGG GTGATCAGCAAGCTCAATGGTCATTCCAAGCGAATAACTGGCCTAGCATTCTCTAATACTCTGAATGTACTCGTTTCCTCTGGAGCAGATGCGCAG ATTATTGTGTGGGATACCATTGGCTGGGGCAAGAAGAAAAGTTGCACGCTGCAGATTCCTGTTATGAAGCTACCATCAGATACATATGTCCAGTTCCACCAAGATCAGAGACACTTCCTTGCTGTACATGAGACTCAGTTAGCAATATTTGAAGCAACAGAATTAGGATGCATGAAgcag TGGGACACCGGAGACAACTATCCACGAATCTCGTGTGCAACATTCTCCTGTGATAGCCAGTTGGTGTATGCGTGCTTTGTGGATGGAACTGTATTAATATTTGATGCCTTAGATTTCCATCAACAATGCAAGCTCGGCCCCTCTGCTTACCTTCCACCTGACATCAG TTCAAATGCATGTCCCCTCACAATTGCTGCCCACCCTCAAGAGCCCAACCAGTTCGCCTTGGGACTAACTGATGGCGGCGTCGTGGTCGTTGAGCCTCCCGAATCCTCAGGGAAATGGGATGTCACCAGATCATTTACCAGCGTGTCTTCTCCTGCTTGA
- the LOC127813399 gene encoding protein PHOX1-like codes for MGKPTGKKTKQVVGSSKPNEGNPKQSKPSDRTSKAFDEDTAVFISMSQDLKEEGNKLFQKRDHEGAMLKYEKALKLLPRNHIDVAYLRSNMAACYMQMGLGEYPRAIDQCNQALEVAPKYSKALLKRARCYEALNRLDLAMRDVNRVLSIEPNNLTALEIADNLKKELEKRGEKIEEKEIVLAPEYVEPPAKPSWKTVKERVKKKKNNKLTRSGVEKQLSRSGAEKQLATSGAEKQMATSGIEKQVEMKKEEEEKVVVEEKRSVKEEKVVTKTVKLVLGEDIRWAQLPLSCDIRLLRDVVKDRYPGVQGVLVKYRDQEGDLVTITTTDELRLAEAAGDQQGSLRFYVVEVSPDKDPHYEVTESKEEAPKPKVSENGNAGEGREIEKGTTCIEDWIIQFARLFKNHVGFDSDSYLDLHELGMKLYSEAMEDSVTSEDAQELFEIAVDKFQEMAALALFNWGNVHLSKARKRVLFTEDGSREKVLAQLKNAYEWATKEYTKAGMRYEESVKIKPDFYEGLLALGQQQFEQAKLAWYHAIGREVDLETGPATEILGLYNKAEDSMERGMQMWEEIEERRLNGLSKSDKYKADLQKMGLDGLFKDVSVDEATEQAANMKSQIYLLWGTLLYERSIVEFKLGLPTWEECLEVAVEKFELAGASPTDIAVMIKNHCSNVSAVEGLGFKIDEIVQAWNEMYDVKRWQTGIPSFRLEPLFRRRVPKLHSILENI; via the exons ATGGGGAAGCCGACTGGCAAGAAGACGAAGCAGGTCGTCGGATCATCGAAGCCAAATGAGGGGAATCCCAAGCAAAGCAAGCCGTCGGATCGAACGTCCAAGGCATTCGACGAGGACACCGCAGTGTTCATCAGCATGTCGCAGGACCTGAAGGAGGAAGGCAACAAGTTGTTCCAGAAGCGAGACCACGAAGGCGCGATGTTGAAGTATGAAAAGGCGCTCAAGTTGTTGCCGAGAAACCACATTGACGTTGCCTATCTGCGCAGCAACATGGCCGCTTGCTATATGCAGATGGGGCTCGGCGAGTACCCCAGAGCGATCGACCAATGCAATCAGGCCCTCGAAGTCGCCCCCAAGTATAGCAAGGCCTTGTTGAAGAGGGCTAGGTGTTACGAGGCTTTGAACAGGCTTGATTTGGCTATGAGAGATGTTAATCGTGTATTGAGCATTGAACCTAATAATTTGACAGCTTTGGAGATTGCAGATAATCTGAAAAAGGAACTTGAAAAGAGGGGTGAAaagattgaagaaaaagagattgtTTTGGCTCCAGAATATGTTGAACCTCCTGCTAAGCCCTCGTGGAAGACTGTCAAGGagagggtgaagaagaagaaaaacaataagCTGACAAGGTCTGGGGTTGAGAAACAGTTGTCAAGGTCTGGGGCTGAGAAACAGTTGGCAACGTCTGGGGCTGAGAAACAGATGGCAACGTCTGGGATTGAGAAGCAGGTGGAGATGAaaaaagaggaggaagagaaggTGGTTGTGGAGGAGAAGAGAAGTGTTAAGGAAGAAAAGGTAGTGACAAAGACAGTGAAATTGGTGTTAGGGGAGGATATAAGGTGGGCTCAGTTACCTTTGAGTTGTGATATTAGGCTTTTGAGGGATGTGGTGAAGGATAGATATCCGGGTGTGCAAGGCGTGCTTGTCAAGTACAGGGATCAAGAAGGTGATCTGGTAACTATCACAACAACTGATGAACTCAGGCTGGCAGAAGCAGCTGGTGATCAACAGGGTTCTTTGAGATTCTATGTTGTGGAGGTTAGCCCTGACAAAGACCCGCATTATGAAGTAACGGAGAGCAAGGAGGAGGCACCGAAACCCAAGGTTTCTGAGAATGGGAACGCAGGGGAAGGTAGGGAAATAGAAAAGGGGACAACCTGTATTGAAGATTGGATTATCCAGTTTGCAAGGTTGTTCAAGAATCATGTGGGGTTTGATTCTGATTCATACTTGGATCTTCATGAGTTGGGGATGAAGCTATACTCAGAAGCGATGGAGGACTCTGTTACCAGTGAAGATGCCCAAGAGCTTTTTGAAATTGCTGTAGATAAGTTTCAGGAGATGGCTGCTTTGGCGTTGTTCAATTGGGGAAATGTTCACTTGTCCAAGGCAAGGAAGCGGGTCCTTTTCACAGAAGATGGTTCGAGGGAAAAAGTACTAGCACAACTGAAGAATGCATATGAATGGGCAACGAAAGAATACACTAAGGCTGGAATGCGCTATGAAGAATCTGTGAAGATCAAACCAGACTTCTATGAAGGTCTTCTTGCACTTGGGCAGCAGCAGTTTGAACAAGCAAAGCTTGCATGGTACCATGCAATTGGGAGGGAGGTTGACTTAGAAACTGGGCCTGCTACAGAGATCCTAGGGCTATATAATAAAGCTGAGGATAGCATGGAGAGGGGAATGCAAATGTGGGAGGAGATAGAGGAACGTCGACTTAATGGACTCTCCAAGTCAGATAAATACAAAGCTGACTTGCAGAAAATGGGTTTGGATGGGCTATTTAAAGATGTATCTGTTGATGAAGCTACAGAGCAGGCTGCAAATATGAAGTCTCAGATATACCTCTTATGGGGTACCTTACTTTATGAGCGTTCTATTGTCGAATTCAAGTTAGGTTTGCCAACTTGGGAAGAATGTCTGGAGGTTGctgttgaaaaatttgaactCGCTGGAGCATCTCCAACAGATATAGCTGTAATGATAAAGAACCATTGTTCCAATGTGTCTGCAGTGGAAG GTCTAGGATTCAAAATTGATGAAATAGTACAGGCGTGGAATGAGATGTATGATGTTAAAAGGTGGCAGACTGGCATTCCATCTTTCCGACTAGAACCACTGTTTCGTAGGAGAGTTCCAAAACTTCATtctatcttggaaaacataTAG